TTTAGATTCACCGATAAATCTTCCTACTTTTGGCATTGACTGAATTCTATGCCATAATCCTGTATCTAAATCAATTTTAGCAAAAGCATATGCAGGATACAAAGGTCTTTCAACTATTGTTTTTTTACCTTTTTTGATTTCAATTAAATCTTCAGTTGGAACTAAAACTTCAGCTATTCTATCATCTGCCATTTCTTCAGCTAATTTAACTAAAGCTTTTTTTACAGATAATTCACTACCAGAATAAGTTTGTATTGCATACCATTTATGTGCCATTTCGTTCCCTTAATTTATTATTGAAGATAAGCTTAATGACATTATTCCATCAATTAGAGCTAAGAACAAAGTAATTACAGTTACTACAATAAAAACAGATAAATATGCTGATCTAATTTGTTCTTTTATAGGAAAAATTACTTTTAGTAATTCTGCTTTTGCATTAGCATAATAATTTTTAAATCTATTCACAACTGGCTCCAATTTTGATTACTACTATTTAAGCTTTTAAATTCTTT
The genomic region above belongs to Arcobacter ellisii and contains:
- the nusG gene encoding transcription termination/antitermination protein NusG, which encodes MAHKWYAIQTYSGSELSVKKALVKLAEEMADDRIAEVLVPTEDLIEIKKGKKTIVERPLYPAYAFAKIDLDTGLWHRIQSMPKVGRFIGESKKPTALSEKDINLILEKVKNRAAAKPKVSFDEGEMVRINEGPFANFNGIVEDFDMVSGLLKLNVSIFGRNTPVEISYTQVERVI
- the secE gene encoding preprotein translocase subunit SecE is translated as MNRFKNYYANAKAELLKVIFPIKEQIRSAYLSVFIVVTVITLFLALIDGIMSLSLSSIIN